Genomic window (Deinococcus sp. Leaf326):
CAGGGACTCGTAGATGGTGACGCCGGCCACGCCCTTGAGTTTGGCGAGCGTGTCGCGGTCCGGCACGATGACGATGTCGGCGTCGCCTTTCTGAAGGGCGAGCACCCGCGCAGTGTCGCTATCGACTTTTTGGAGGATCACGTTCTTGAGAGCCGGAGCGCCGCCCCAGTAGCCGGGGAACGCCTTGAGGATGAATCGGCTCGGGTCGCGTGCCACGAACTGGTATGCGCCGGTCCCCACGGGCTTCTGGGCGGGCACGGAGTTCGCGACGTCCTTGCCGAGAAACGCCGCGAAGTCACTGGCAGTGCCGCTCCAGTCGCCCCCGGCGACCAGCGTCTTGCGGGGCACGATGTAGGCCTGGGACAGGGCGTCGAGCAGGCTCGGGACGTTGCGGTCCAGGGTCAGGACCACCTGCCCGGCCGCGTTGCACCGCACGGCGCTGGCGAGTTTGGCGAAGGTGAAGGTCTTCTTGACGTCGGCAGTGAAGCCGGAAATGCCGAGGATAGTACTGCGCACCTGGGCGGCCAGGGACGTTTCACTGCCGACGACGAAGGTGCGGCGCAGCGAGTACTCGACGTCGGCGCAGGTCATGGCGGTGCCGTCGTGAAACTTCACGTTCTTGCGCAGGGTGAAGGTGCTGACCTTGCCGTCCTTGCTCTGGGTCATGCCGGTCGCGAGGAGCGGCGTGTACGTACCGAAGTTGTTCAGGTACAGCCCCTCGTACATCTGCTGAACGGGCAGCACATCGTACGTGGCGACCGCTTGGGCGGGTTCAACGCTCGCCACGGCCGCCGCGACCTGGTAGACCAGGGTGTCGCGTGGCGTGGCGACAGCTAGCGAGCCCATCAGGGCTACGGACAGTGGCAGAAGGGAACGCATCATAGGCAGACCTCCAGACAGAAGGGGGCGGGTGGACAGAGAACGCGCAAATCGCATCAATGGCGCGGCGGGAAGGGAGCTAGCGGTTGCGGGGATCAAACGCTTCGCTGAGCGCGTCCCCCAGGAGATTCCAGGCAACGCTGTACAAGACGATGCACAAGCCGGGAAAGAGCGTGACGTACCAGTAGGCGAACGGCTCACCGGGCGGACCCTGAATCCATTTCTGGGCCATGGCGATCAACTGGCCCCAATCGGCGAAGCCGAGCGGTGTACCCAGCCCCAGGAAGGACAGCGCGCCCGCCACGATGGGCAACGCGCCCATTTCCAGCACGGCGAGGCTCAGCAGCGGGCCAGTCGCGCCAGGCAGCACGTGGCGCAGCGCGACGCGGCCGGGGCTGGCGCCGAGGCTCTGGGCGGCCGCCACGAACTCCAGTTCACGGAGTCTCAGGACCTCCGAACGAACCACCCGGGCGAGCGCGGCCCAGGACACCAAGCTCAGAGCGATGATGATGTTCTGTAGGCCCGGGCCGAGCGCGGCGACGAGCACCAACATCAGCACCAGGGCGGGAAAAGCAAAGATCACGTCGGTGAAACGCATCAGGAGGGTATCAGCGAGCCCGCCGAAAAACCCGGCGATCAGACCCACGAGGCTGCCGATGGTGAGCGTGATAGCCAGGACTGTGAGTCCCAGGAAGAACGCGGTGCGGGTCCCCCACACCAGGCCGTAGCGGATGTCGTAGCCGCCCACCCGTCCGAGCGGGGCGTCCGGGGCGGGCGGCGTGGGCTGGGCCGCAAAGCCCTGACGGGGCATCTGCAGGCAGGCGTCAGGGGTGAGCAACAGTTCGCGCAGGTACGCCGCCGGGGCGGGCACGGTCTGCTCGGCGCTCATGCCCAATGCCCGGCGGCAGTTGCCCTGCGGCGGGGCGAGGACCGGGGCGAGCAGCGTGACCAGCACGAACAAGCTGATCAGCAGGGCACCGCACTGGGCGGGCACGCTGCGCCGTAGACGGCGCAGTCGCCCGCTGGCGCCGAGTCTGCTCGCCGCGTGCGGGCCCTGGGTGGATCCGGAATTGCCGGCCGTGACGAGGCTCATGCGTACCGCACGCGGGGATCGACCAGGGTGTAGGCCAGGTCAGCCAGCAGATTGACGGTCACCACGATGGTCGCGGTCAGCAGCGCGAAGCCCAGCACGCCAGGCATATCGCCCAGCGCCGCGGCCTGCGCAGCCCAGCTGCCGACCCCGGGATAGCCGTAGAGGGTCTCGGCAATCACGGCGCCCTGGAGCAGTCCGGACACGCTGAGGGCCGAGAGGGTCACTACAGTCAGCAGCGCGTTGCGCCGGGCGTGCTTGCGGACGATGACCCGTTCGCTGACGCCTTTGGCGCGCGCGGTGCGGATGTAGTCGCTGCCCAGTGCCTCGATCATGCTGGCGCGGGTGCCCTTGATCAGGCCGGCACCACTGGCGACCAATAACGTGAACACCGGCAGGATCAGGTGCACCAGGGCGTCCCAGAAGACGTCAAGCCGCCCGCTGAGCAGGGCGTCGACCGTGACCAGGCCGGTCACGTGCCGGACCTCCCCGGTCAGCAGCCGCACGGCAGCGTCGTTGCTGAGGTTGCCGGTGCCGGGCAACAGGTTCAGGACGCCGTAGAAGAGCACCAGAAGCCACACGCCCAGCACGAAGCTCGGCACGCTGTAGCCCACCACTGAGATCACCCGGATGACCGTGTCGACTCTCCGGTTGCGGTGTACTGCCGCGTGACCGCCCAGCCACACGCCCAGCGTGATGAGCGGCAGGAGGGTGTAGAGCGCCAGTTCCAGGGTGGCGGGAAAGCGCGTGAGCAGGGTGGCGAGCACTGGCTGGCCGCTGGTGCGCGAGAAGCCGAGGTTGCCAGTTACCGCTTGGCGGAGCCACAGCCAGTACTGCTCGAAGACGTTGCCGTCCAGGTGGTTGGCTTTGATGATTTCGGGAATCTGCGAGAGCTGCTGCAAGTTGCTGGCGTACGCGGCGGCGCGCTGCTCGGGAGGGACCAGCTGCATCACCAGGACAATCAGCAGGGTCACAGCCAGCAGGATCAGCGGCAGCGCCAACAGCCGGCGGGCCACGAATGTCAGCACGCCGCCGCCTGCTGAAAGAGGTACTGCCCCAGGCTGAGATCTACGTCCACGAGGGTGTGGCCGGCGTGGAACAACTGGCTGAAGAGCGGCGCGCTGCGCCGGCGCCACTCGAGGGCCAGTGCCGGGTCGTCGCGCAGGAGGCGGTAATAATCGCGCGGCACGTGGACGGCCAGCGCGCCAGGCAGGCTCGTCGGCAGATCCTCCTGGAGGGGATCTATGGCGGGCCCGGCGGTCCATGGAGCGTGGACCTGCGCGCGGTCGAGGGACCACACCACCTCAAAGCGGTCAGAGGGCACGCCGGCGTTGATGCCGCCCATCTCGCCGTAGTAATTGGGGTGGTAGGCGACTGCCACGGCGCCGAGCCGGTGGATGTTCAAGTGGGCGTTGGCGAGCAGCAGCGGATCGAAGGTCCAGGTCACGCGGGTGACGTTCCGTTCGAGGCACCACGTCTGCTGAAAGCGTTTGAGCCGCTCGCCGAGCCCCTGGCGCTGGACGTCCGGGTGCACGCCCAGCCGGTGGGAGTGCTGGGTGTCCGCCCGGGCGGTCGGCAGACCCACGAGGTAGGCCCAGACCTGGCCTTGCGCGTCCAGCGCGCCGGCGACCAGGCCACCGGCGCGCTGCAGGACATGCAGCAGCACGGGGTCTTCCGGTCCGTCGCTGTCGCCCCAGACGGTTCGCGCCAGAGGTGGCGTCAGGGACAGTTCCGTCAGGCCGCGCAGTTCCCGGACGGTCAGCGCACCGGTCATACCGGCGTGACCGGCACGGTCACTGGGCCGAGTTGCTCGGTGTGCCGGGTGACGCTCTCCAGGAACGGCAGGTCCAGGGTCACGCCGATGCCCGGACCCGCAGGCACCGGCATCAGGCCACCGCGGGTTTCGAGCGGTTCGTGAATCAGGTCGCGCGCCCAATAGCGTGACGACGAACTGGTGTCACCCGGTTTGGTGAAGTTGGCCAACGACGCGAGGTGAATGTTGTGGGCGCGGCCGATGCCGCTTTCGAGCATGCCGCCACACCACACCGGAGCGCTGAAGGCGGCGGCCACGTCGTGAATCCGCCGGGCTTCGAGGTGCCCGCCGACGCGGCCGACTTTGATGTTGACGAGTCGGCAGGCCGCGGTTTCGAGAGCCTTACGGGCGTCTTGGGCGGTGGTGATGCACTCGTCGAGGCACAGCGGTGTGCGCAGGAGCGCCTGGAGTTTGGCGTGGTCGCGCAGATCATCCCACGCCAGGGGCTGCTCGATGTAGTCGAGGCCGAGGTCGTCGAGCGCGCGCAGGACGTTGAGGTCCGCCAGGGAGTAGGCGGCGTTGGCGTCCACGGTGACTGGCAACGTTCCGAGGGCGGCCTTGACGGCCCGGACCACTTCGACATCCCAGCCGGCCTGAATCTTGAGTTTGATGCGGCGGTAGCCCTGTTCGGCGTGCCGCACGGCGCTCTCCACGGTGGCGTCGACTGAGGCGTGAATGCCGAGCGAGACGCCTACAGGTACCTCGCTGCGCACGCCGCCGAGGACAGTAGAGAGTGGCAGGTTCCGCGCCTGAGCCCACAGGTCCCAGTAGGCCATCTCCACGGTAGCCAGGGTCATGCGGTTACCACGGACGGCGCTTAGGTGGCGTGTGAGCTGCTCGGGGTTCTCCCAGCGCCGCCCTAAGATCCCCGGCAGGATGGTTTCGCGCAGGAGGGCTAATGCACCGCTGATGGTCTCTTCGCGGTACTGCGGTTGAGCGTCCATGACGCCTTCGGCCACGCCGTGTAGGCCTTCGCCGGAGAGGCGCAGCAGGATGAAGGTCTTGTCGCGGATTTCGCCGAAGGAGGTTCGGAAGGGACGCAGCAGGGGTAGGGAAACGACGCGCAATTCGGCACGTTCAAGCAACATGAGCAGCGTCCGGGAGCCGGTGGGCAGAGGATGGGGAAACGGAACTGGGGGGAGCAGATCGCGGCATAGGGCAGCTCCTTCAGGTGTCAGGCGAGCGACACTGAGCGGCGGCAAAGGCAGAACAGTCTGTATTTGGATTTTCAGAAGAGTACGTGATCGCAGAAATGTTTTCAAGGTGTGGCATGCCGCTACCCGGAGACAACTCCATGCCTCTGGACTCTCAATCGAGCTGTCTAACAAGCCTCTCAAAAATCCAGTCCGTGGATCTGAGACGCCTCGGGTGTTGCAGACGCTGTGTAACAACTGCTGCCTGCTCAGTCCGGGCGCTGCGACTCGGTCCAGTGGGTCGAACGGATCAGGAGCGTCGCTTCCCTCATCCGGTTAGCCGTTCCATTTCATCTGGGTCCCGAACGCGGTCGTGAGCCACCACTGCCTCATAGAGGTAGGCCAGCATTCCCAACTGCCGGGCATCGAGCACCGCAGGATCGGGATGAGCGCATGCAGTCGTGGGCTCCAGGCGGTCGCTCGGGCAGTACACGCCCTGCCGGGGGAAGATCTGGCGCCTCGCTTCCTGAAAGCCCCAGGTCCAGTCGAGCGGGAGTGGGCACTGGCGCTCGGGCCACACCGTCCAGAGGGGACGGGCGTGGAGGTGCTGGGGGAGTTCCTGGACCAGGGCGCGCAGGTCCTCCTCGTGGACGAAGACGTCCAGCCAGACCAGAGGAGAGCCCGCCCGACCCACCACATGGACTGCTGCGGGGCCGAAGGGGGAGTGGGCGAAGTGGACGGGCAGCCCGCGCAGGTCGGCGGCCACCTGAGAGAGTGCACTGTTCATGGGAGGGGTCTGTACCCCAACGGGGTGAGGGAAGAACCGTGACGGATAGGGCCGGCATTCCCCTCCTCCCTCTCTGGGCTCCGAAGTGATCTTGCTTCCGGATTCAGGGGACCACTTGGGCTGGTGGGGCGAGGAAGTTGCGGAGTTTCGGCGCGGCCTCGAACGTCACTGCCGCGTTGGGCAGACCGGGGCGAGGCATGTACGGATGGAGCCTGAAGGTGCCGAGCGGGCTCAGGGTGACGTTGCGACCCGCAATGAGCTCCTGAGCAACGGCCGCACAGACCACTTCGACGACAGCCTGTGCAGTGTCGTGGGGGTGGCCGAGGTCCTGCAGCCGGCGAATCAACTCCGCNAATGAGCTCCTGAGCAACGGCCGCACAGACCACTTCGACGACAGCCTGTGCAGTGTCGTGGGGGTGGCCGAGGTCCTGCAGCCGGCGAATCAACTCCGCTGGGCCGATCTCCGGTAGGTCGTGGTCCAGCATTAAAGTGCGTCTGAAAAACGTGCTGGTACAGGTTTTCCCTGCATCAACAAAGGTGGACGATTGGGCTGAGGTGATGCGCCTATGTCCCGATCTGCCTATCCAAACGATCTGACGAACGCCGAATGGCAC
Coding sequences:
- a CDS encoding ABC transporter permease translates to MSLVTAGNSGSTQGPHAASRLGASGRLRRLRRSVPAQCGALLISLFVLVTLLAPVLAPPQGNCRRALGMSAEQTVPAPAAYLRELLLTPDACLQMPRQGFAAQPTPPAPDAPLGRVGGYDIRYGLVWGTRTAFFLGLTVLAITLTIGSLVGLIAGFFGGLADTLLMRFTDVIFAFPALVLMLVLVAALGPGLQNIIIALSLVSWAALARVVRSEVLRLRELEFVAAAQSLGASPGRVALRHVLPGATGPLLSLAVLEMGALPIVAGALSFLGLGTPLGFADWGQLIAMAQKWIQGPPGEPFAYWYVTLFPGLCIVLYSVAWNLLGDALSEAFDPRNR
- a CDS encoding GNAT family N-acetyltransferase yields the protein MTGALTVRELRGLTELSLTPPLARTVWGDSDGPEDPVLLHVLQRAGGLVAGALDAQGQVWAYLVGLPTARADTQHSHRLGVHPDVQRQGLGERLKRFQQTWCLERNVTRVTWTFDPLLLANAHLNIHRLGAVAVAYHPNYYGEMGGINAGVPSDRFEVVWSLDRAQVHAPWTAGPAIDPLQEDLPTSLPGALAVHVPRDYYRLLRDDPALALEWRRRSAPLFSQLFHAGHTLVDVDLSLGQYLFQQAAAC
- the menC gene encoding o-succinylbenzoate synthase; the protein is MLLERAELRVVSLPLLRPFRTSFGEIRDKTFILLRLSGEGLHGVAEGVMDAQPQYREETISGALALLRETILPGILGRRWENPEQLTRHLSAVRGNRMTLATVEMAYWDLWAQARNLPLSTVLGGVRSEVPVGVSLGIHASVDATVESAVRHAEQGYRRIKLKIQAGWDVEVVRAVKAALGTLPVTVDANAAYSLADLNVLRALDDLGLDYIEQPLAWDDLRDHAKLQALLRTPLCLDECITTAQDARKALETAACRLVNIKVGRVGGHLEARRIHDVAAAFSAPVWCGGMLESGIGRAHNIHLASLANFTKPGDTSSSSRYWARDLIHEPLETRGGLMPVPAGPGIGVTLDLPFLESVTRHTEQLGPVTVPVTPV
- a CDS encoding ABC transporter permease yields the protein MLTFVARRLLALPLILLAVTLLIVLVMQLVPPEQRAAAYASNLQQLSQIPEIIKANHLDGNVFEQYWLWLRQAVTGNLGFSRTSGQPVLATLLTRFPATLELALYTLLPLITLGVWLGGHAAVHRNRRVDTVIRVISVVGYSVPSFVLGVWLLVLFYGVLNLLPGTGNLSNDAAVRLLTGEVRHVTGLVTVDALLSGRLDVFWDALVHLILPVFTLLVASGAGLIKGTRASMIEALGSDYIRTARAKGVSERVIVRKHARRNALLTVVTLSALSVSGLLQGAVIAETLYGYPGVGSWAAQAAALGDMPGVLGFALLTATIVVTVNLLADLAYTLVDPRVRYA
- a CDS encoding HU family DNA-binding protein — encoded protein: AELIRRLQDLGHPHDTAQAVVEVVCAAVAQELIAGRNVTLSPLGTFRLHPYMPRPGLPNAAVTFEAAPKLRNFLAPPAQVVP
- a CDS encoding ABC transporter substrate-binding protein gives rise to the protein MMRSLLPLSVALMGSLAVATPRDTLVYQVAAAVASVEPAQAVATYDVLPVQQMYEGLYLNNFGTYTPLLATGMTQSKDGKVSTFTLRKNVKFHDGTAMTCADVEYSLRRTFVVGSETSLAAQVRSTILGISGFTADVKKTFTFAKLASAVRCNAAGQVVLTLDRNVPSLLDALSQAYIVPRKTLVAGGDWSGTASDFAAFLGKDVANSVPAQKPVGTGAYQFVARDPSRFILKAFPGYWGGAPALKNVILQKVDSDTARVLALQKGDADIVIVPDRDTLAKLKGVAGVTIYESLPSRDLSTVVLFNQNVKNSALLPAGQLAEDNMPVNLFSDVHVRRGFAALFDAQIFTRDALRGFGVTKNTTLPPNNWADDKTLRPPAYSLKTAEAELRQAWGGKLWSTGFTIPIDFFAGSGLSEVVSGIFKQNIERLNPKFHVQVNTVELSAANAALLGGKLPVAALTWGGADPDTVLRGLYSAQGILAPATGIRDPKLEALLDQANNAVGQSARKPLYRTLLTYVNQQMYGFPLPQPLTWAATGSTLKGYQNFHRTNLLRTLSK